The Juglans regia cultivar Chandler chromosome 6, Walnut 2.0, whole genome shotgun sequence genome contains the following window.
AAAGCAGTGAAGCGCCACAGTGACCCAACAttattcattttcctttttctgtgAGCGCATAAAAGTTTCGACACTGTGAAGTCACAGTTTCACACCTTAAAGGATTAATTATATGGGTTTGAAGTAGAATATTCTAATTATGCTTAAAAACCATGCTCAAGGCTTGCATTTGTATCCATGTAAGAGTTTCATTAAAATTTCCAAGCTCTGAATACAAAATAAAGAAAGGTGGGTGATCTCCTACTTAGAGCCTCTGATTCATCATGTTTCTAATAAACGAGAACCACCCCATGTCAAGACCCACATAGCTTTTACCACACACTTTCACCATAATTACAGACACCAATATAGTCCACAACTTAACCTTGAGGGGTAGCTCAGCCGGTCCGGCCTTGGGTTTGCTCCCCAATGGTCACCAGTTCGAGTCCCCTTAGGGCTACTGGAGGTTTACTTGGTCGTTAATTTCAGGGCCCCATGGGATTAGTCGAGGTGCACGCAAGCTGGCTCAAACATCcatggttataaaaaaaaaaaaatagtccaCAACTTGTCATAGAAAGTAAGGGGAACTAAGAAACCTCACAGTCACGACCCTGTGCCCATTTGCAAACATCTTAATTCTCAAGTTCCAGATTTTTAAGGAAGTCTTAACAGCCAAAACAACTGAATGGGTATGCATGGATTCTTGTCTAGTATAGAGAATAAACTTGAGATAGCATATTTGGAATCATAAAAATCCACTTATAATCATTCATACCTCCAACTGCTAAACCTGTAATACAATCAAGATGGCCCTGAAGATCTTTAAATTTGGTAGCTCCTTTAGAGAGAACTTCAACAGAGTTTTGGTCAACCCCCTCATCACCTTGATCAATATCTTCCCCACCATCTTTTTTGTACATTTCTGCACTTTTAGTGGGCAACCGACACAGTTTCCCAAGAATCATGCAATGCACAGTTCTGTCCCCTTTTACATCCTCAAGACCACCTAAGGCATCAAATTGAGGCTTGATTAACAATTCCCTTAGGCATCTTCTCACATCAGTTGCAAGTGGGCGACTTTCTGGATCCAAATTCAAACATTTACAGAGGATCTGACTGGATGAGTCATATTCTGAACCCAAATTTTTCTCCAACAAAGAACTAACTTTCTCCACCCACCTGAGGTGAAAAGTAGAATAATCAGAACCTTCTATGCTTATTTCTGAAATCTGTTCTGTGAATGATTTTCCAAGTATAACCATCATTAGCACACAAGCTAATGACCAAACATCTGAGCTAAAACTTAACGAATAACCTGAGGTTCCACATTCTACTGCAATGCCCTCTTTTTGCAATAACTCGAGCAACAGCTCCGGGCTCAAAAAAACCTTGCTTTTTAACAAACTACTGAAAATCACTCCCAATGCATCATCATCAATTCTTGACCTTCCAGAAACGGCTTCTATAACACTCTCATGAACCTTCGTTCCTGCCACCAATACCCCACTCAAATCAACATGAACACGACTGAAATTGTCGAAACTAAAGCATGAAAGATCCAAACTACCCAAAAGCAAGCCTTCCAAATGCAAACTAATTACTGCCTCACAAATTCCCGCACCGACCAGCGAAAAACCAGACATCCCATCTTTAGTTAAACCCTCCCCATTAATGAAGTCACCCAACTTCTCCAACAAAttccctctctgtctctcacacACTAAATCCAAGAACCCACCATCCAAATCACCCCACAAGCCATAAACTTTATGCATCCCACTCTGTTGTCCCAAAGATGCTCTCAAGATCAAACCTAATTCATCTCTTTCCGTCTCTTCCATTCCACTCAAACATTTCATAATCCGCGCAACATAGCTATAATCAAACACAGAAGAGTCACTCACAGTAGGTAAAGAAACGATCCGTACAAGACTCACCCTTTGGTTCTCTGTGAACCTGCCTCGAATCGACAATGAAGAAGCAGAGGCAGTTCTCCCATGTACCACAGCACAAATACCTTTGCCTTCGTCTTCATCGTTTGGTTCAACCAAAACGGACTCGTACGGGAGGACCCAGTCCTTCCAAAGAGAATAGAACTCTTCAGACCAAAATCGAGGTAAAAACTGATGGCGATCACCGTAATTCTGGGAGCGTTCCTTgttttcaatttggggtttgggATTCGGGATTTGAGGAGGACAGAGACGGAGGAGGTCGATGTTCTTGGGCAGAGCGGAGGGGCCTTGAGCAGGGTACTTGACGAGCTGGTTACACGCCGGGCAACGAATCGTCTGTGGATACCTTTGGGGCAGGTTTCCGAGGCAAGCCTCGCAGGCCGTGTGCCCACAGCCGAGCACGCGTGGGAGAACGCTCCTGTCGTCGTAGTTCTGGAGGCAGACCGGGCACTCCGGCCATTCCATTACACACGACTCCATTACAGCGGAGGAGGGAGGCAACGAGAAATCTTACATATACGACGCCGTTTGCTAAATCAATTTAGATTTCCATTTGGCAAACGACGCCGTCTGTGACGCATTATTATCTTGGACGCATTTGCCCCCCTACAACTCGCTTAATTTCGAAACAGCCTCTTAATATAGAAGAGAAGGGGATCTGGGATTCTGAGGTACGAATCGTACGATCCTTCTCGCTCTTCCTCGCCAAAAACCCTGTTTGGTTCCGAGAAAAATGTAAGTGAATAAAATTGACAAGCTATTGCGTGAAATCTCATATCTCTGGCACTCTGTTGGGCCTGAAACTCTTTTTCGTGATTATTGCAGCTGGTTCTACTAATATTGGAGTTGCTTGTTATAATTAATCGTCATTGACtgatatgtatatttttttttcttcttttgattgTCTTTGCAAATCGAAGTCCATGGCGGGGCCAGGGAGTTCTATGCTTTATTCCATCCTTCTGTTCACAGTCATTCTCTCGCTTCAAGAAGTGTATAGAGGGAAGTTAGCGTCGTCAGAGTTGTTCACCATACTTGGGGGGTTCACCAGTTCTCTTCTATTTCTCGTTCTCCTAACAGTGAGTTCTGAAGCTCCTCATTGGCTTTTGTGTTTTCATGAGTGAAAATTTCACACTGATGTATCCGCATGAAACCAAATTTATTTCTGATTTGAATCCGACTTTATACAATCAAAAGATATAAGAAATTAATTGACTTGTATTATTACtcatcaaagaaaaaatttaattgtgtTGTCGTTTTCATGTGCTCTTTTCCGAATCACATCTTAATGTGAGATTTAGTTACAAGGTCCATCCCTCGTTCTAAGTTAATATCAAAGTAACAGATTATAGAGGTGGGTGATGGGATAGAAAATGCTAATCagtatatattttgatatgcaaatgaaatatttttttttttgatatgtaagaaaaatttattaatcctCATGATtaggcaaaacccaagtacacaagtagtatacaagagaataTACCTAATGACAGCCTACTAGCAAAGAAAGGAGCATACAAGTCATTAAAGTTAGCCCCCTCTAATACAATTGCCTTAGCCCAAAGCCCAAAGTAACAAagattgataaaataatatacaagaGAATATACCTAATTACAGCCTACTAGCAAAGAAAGAAGCATACAAGTCATTAAAGTTAGCCCCCTCTAATACAATGGCCTTAGCCCAAAGCCCAAAGTAACAAAGATTGATAAAAGAAAGTTCTAATACcaccccccccccaaaaaaaaaaaagtaaatgaaatatcaattATGGCAGAAACACtaatcattatattttgatctgttaattatatgagatttttGGCACCCACCACCATGCATGTCCTGCCTGCTAATCTGTTAATCTTGATACTAATAATTTTGATGGTGGGATAAACATTGCAAGTTAATAAAAAACTAAGAGtgctttacttatcaaaaacaaataaTGGTGTTGAttgcaaaattttgttttagggGTCTCATTGCAATTAACTCCTTGCTTTAGGGTGGATTGTTGTAATTAACgatatattttatgttgtattgtatattttctatctttaatgaaaatgtttatgtttagAAAAGAGGGAAATAGGGGGGAAGTGGGGGGAATCGCATGTACACAAGTTAGAAAGCTGTTACCCTATTGTTCTTGGGAAGTGTGACTCCATGCTGCGACATTTTGAATGAATGTTTAAGAATGGAAACAACAAAATGCTCATTGCCGCACTATATACAAgtacttgcatgcatgcatacgtaTTCATGTAGTTAAGTAGATGTACATGCTTTATCATGAATGCGTgtgtttactttttttgttctacattattTGTTTGCATTGTAGAATAAATTGGTTTCTATTGCCTTAGTCcgtcacaaataaaaaaactgagCTTGCATAGTCTTTTATTGTGTATGACTCA
Protein-coding sequences here:
- the LOC118348760 gene encoding uncharacterized protein LOC118348760 isoform X1, with product MESCVMEWPECPVCLQNYDDRSVLPRVLGCGHTACEACLGNLPQRYPQTIRCPACNQLVKYPAQGPSALPKNIDLLRLCPPQIPNPKPQIENKERSQNYGDRHQFLPRFWSEEFYSLWKDWVLPYESVLVEPNDEDEGKGICAVVHGRTASASSLSIRGRFTENQRVSLVRIVSLPTVSDSSVFDYSYVARIMKCLSGMEETERDELGLILRASLGQQSGMHKVYGLWGDLDGGFLDLVCERQRGNLLEKLGDFINGEGLTKDGMSGFSLVGAGICEAVISLHLEGLLLGSLDLSCFSFDNFSRVHVDLSGVLVAGTKVHESVIEAVSGRSRIDDDALGVIFSSLLKSKVFLSPELLLELLQKEGIAVECGTSGYSLSFSSDVWSLACVLMMVILGKSFTEQISEISIEGSDYSTFHLRWVEKVSSLLEKNLGSEYDSSSQILCKCLNLDPESRPLATDVRRCLRELLIKPQFDALGGLEDVKGDRTVHCMILGKLCRLPTKSAEMYKKDGGEDIDQGDEGVDQNSVEVLSKGATKFKDLQGHLDCITGLAVGGDFLFSSSFDKTVRVWSLQDFSHVHTFRGHEHRVMALVYVDEEQLCISGDSGGGIFVWSSTVPLGQDPLKKWYEQKDWRYSGIHALTISGNGHIYSGSGDKSIKGWSLRDGTLSCTMIGHKSVVSTLAVCDGILYSGSWDGTIRLWSLSDHSPLAVLGEDMPGNVTSVLALAANGHMLVAAHENGSIKVWKNDALMKSTKLHNGAIFTASVEGKWLFTGGWDKSVKVQELSGDEFQIDVIPTGSIPCNSVITALFCWKGKLIVGYADRSIKVYYYGK
- the LOC118348760 gene encoding uncharacterized protein LOC118348760 isoform X2, giving the protein MESCVMEWPECPVCLQNYDDRSVLPRVLGCGHTACEACLGNLPQRYPQTIRCPACNQLVKYPAQGPSALPKNIDLLRLCPPQIPNPKPQIENKERSQNYGDRHQFLPRFWSEEFYSLWKDWVLPYESVLVEPNDEDEGKGICAVVHGRTASASSLSIRGRFTENQRVSLVRIVSLPTVSDSSVFDYSYVARIMKCLSGMEETERDELGLILRASLGQQSGMHKVYGLWGDLDGGFLDLVCERQRGNLLEKLGDFINGEGLTKDGMSGFSLVGAGICEAVISLHLEGLLLGSLDLSCFSFDNFSRVHVDLSGVLVAGTKVHESVIEAVSGRSRIDDDALGVIFSSLLKSKVFLSPELLLELLQKEGIAVECGTSGYSLSFSSDVWSLACVLMMVILGKSFTEQISEISIEGSDYSTFHLRWVEKVSSLLEKNLGSEYDSSSQILCKCLNLDPESRPLATDVRRCLRELLIKPQFDALGGLEDVKGDRTVHCMILGKLCRLPTKSAEMYKKDGGEDIDQGDEGVDQNSVEVLSKGATKFKDLQGHLDCITGLAVGGDFLFSSSFDKTVRVWSLQDFSHVHTFRGHEHRVMALVYVDEEQLCISGDSGGGIFVWSSTVPLGQDPLKKWYEQKDWRYSGIHALTISGNGHIYSGSGDKSIKGWSLRVIP